A portion of the Lolium rigidum isolate FL_2022 chromosome 1, APGP_CSIRO_Lrig_0.1, whole genome shotgun sequence genome contains these proteins:
- the LOC124685314 gene encoding uncharacterized protein LOC124685314 codes for MSGPPVFSMSQAGNPTHNLQGQQTSMIGHGHSSQQGVYVMDSSFNQGIYANKQISFAERVNMTQLNKRMADDSSSAVLRCQRLGCKEVAEGQTVFCKNHRVGQHCQVVGCPHILPDGIALCMSHGGGHPYSEPGPSAVPFTKSEGSAKYEGDGGFRVMENAGNVIGRTGVDNPDGEVVMCNYQGCSKRSQGNTVYCKVHSGGSKACMVQGCPKGAHGGTPLCIGHGGGKRCSVTGCSNAACGSSQGRTDCCVRHGGGKRCKHDGCGKGAQGNTDFCIAHGGGRRCKFEGCGKSAQGRSDFCIKHGGGRRCKFEGCSASSKWGMDFCSTHRKSMSNGSDSADGVLPAPQPKRRAKKTAGKKTKKAKSTVEPAGVSENVIVPDIPAAGVSENINMSAMPANDTPETGIIHVTAASSDHPKSPESATMKQHSAVVRQQLLPSEPPSGLAASTEGVPAVGNHVLFGL; via the exons ATGTCTGGTCCACCTGTTTTTTCTATGTCACAGGCAGGCAATCCAACTCATAACCTGCAAG GGCAACAGACCTCAATGATTGGACATGGCCATTCTTCTCAGCAAGGG GTATATGTCATGGATTCTTCTTTTAACCAAG GTATATATGCTAATAAACAAATCAGCTTCGCAGAGCGTGTCAATATGACGCAGTTAAAT AAGCGTATGGCGGATGATTCTTCTTCTG CCGTTCTACGCTGCCAGAGACTCGGGTGTAAAGAAGTTGCTGAAGGGCAGACAGTGTTCTGCAAAAATCACCGTGTAGGCCAACATTGTCAGGTGGTTGGCTGTCCTCATATCCTACCAGATGGCATAGCTTTGTGCATGTCCCATGGTGGAGGCCACCCGTATAGTGAACCTGGTCCCAGTGCAGTACCATTCACTAAATCAGAAGGTTCAGCCAAGTATGAAGGAGATGGGGGATTTAGAGTGATGGAAAATGCTGGAAATGTTATCGGCCGCACAGGCGTCGATAATCCTGATGGTGAAGTTGTGATGTGCAATTACCAAGGATGCAGCAAGCGATCCCAGGGAAATACAGTGTACTGCAAGGTCCACAGCGGTGGTTCAAAGGCATGTATGGTTCAAGGTTGTCCCAAGGGTGCACATGGAGGCACACCTCTGTGCATTGGTCATGGAGGAGGCAAACGCTGTTCAGTCACTGGATGTTCCAACGCTGCATGTGGAAGCAGTCAAGGCCGAACTGACTGCTGCGTGAGGCATGGTGGTGGCAAGAGGTGTAAACATGATGGATGTGGAAAAGGTGCTCAAGGAAACACAGATTTTTGCATTgcacatggtggggggaggcgttGCAAGTTTGAAGGGTGCGGAAAGAGTGCACAAGGGCGGAGTGATTTCTGCATCAAGCATGGTGGCGGTAGACGTTGCAAGTTTGAAGGATGTAGTGCAAGCTCAAAATGGGGGATGGATTTCTGCTCTACACATAGGAAGAGCATGTCAAATGGCAGCGATTCTGCTGATGGAGTGCTTCCAGCACCACAGCCGAAACGTCGGGCCAAGAAGACCGCAGGCAAGAAAACCAAGAAGGCAAAGAGCACGGTTGAGCCAGCTGGTGTCTCTGAGAATGTTATCGTGCCTGACATACCTGCAGCTGGTGTCTCTGAGAATATTAACATGTCTGCCATGCCTGCAAATGACACACCCGAGACAGGCATTATTCATGTCACCGCTGCCAGTTCGGACCATCCGAAATCACCTGAGAGTGCGACGATGAAGCAGCACTCTGCTGTAGTGCGTCAACAACTGCTTCCGTCTGAGCCTCCATCTGGATTGGCTGCTTCAACAGAGGGCGTGCCAGCAGTAGGAAATCATGTATTATTTGGTTTATAG